The proteins below come from a single Oxyura jamaicensis isolate SHBP4307 breed ruddy duck chromosome 1, BPBGC_Ojam_1.0, whole genome shotgun sequence genomic window:
- the PCDH9 gene encoding protocadherin-9 isoform X13, protein MDLRDFYLLTALIACLRLDSAVAQELIYTIREELPENVPIGNIPKDLNISHINAATGTSASLVYRLVSKAGDAPLVKVSSTTGEIFTTSNRIDREKLCAGASYAEENECFFELEVVILPNDFFRLIKIKIIVKDTNDNAPMFPSPVINISIPENTLINSRFPIPSATDPDTGFNGVQHYELLNGQSVFGLDIVETPEGEKWPQLIVQQNLDREQKDTYVMKIKVEDGGTPQKSSTAILQVTVSDVNDNRPVFKESQVEVHIPENAPVGTSVIQLHATDADIGSNAEIRYIFGAQVAPATKRFFALNNTTGLITVQRSLDREETAIHKVTVLASDGSSTPARATVTINVTDVNDNPPNIDLRYIISPINGTVYLSEKDPVNTKIALITVSDKDTDVNGKVICFIEREVPFHLKAVYDNQYLLETSSLLDYEGTKEFSFKIVASDSGKPSLNQTALVRVKLEDENDNPPIFSQPVIELSVSENNHRGLYLTTISATDEDSGKNADIVYQLGPNASFFDLDRKTGVLTASRVFDREEQERFIFTVTARDNGTPPLQSQAAVIVTVLDENDNSPKFTHNHFQFFVSENLPKYSTVGVITVTDADAGENKAVTLSILNDNENFVLDPFSGVIKSNVSFDREQQSSYTFDVKAVDGGQPPRSSTAKVTINVMDVNDNSPVVIYPPSNTSFKLVPLSAIPGSVVAEVFAVDIDTGMNAELKYTIVSGNNKGLFRIDPVTGNITLEEKPTPSDVGLHRLVVNISDLGYPKSLHTLVLVFLYVNDTAGNASYIYDLIRRTMETPLDRNIGDSSQPYQNEDYLTIMIAIVAGAMVVIVVIFVTVLVRCRHASRFKAAQRSKQGAEWMSPNQENKQNKKKKRKKRKSPKSSLLNFVTIEESKPDDAVHEPINGTISLPAELEEQSIGRFDWGTAPPTTFKPNSPDLAKHYKSASPQSAFHLKPDTPVSVKKHHVIQELPLDNTFVGGCDTLSKRSSTSSDHFSASECSSQGGFKTKGPLHTRQVFSYHKRE, encoded by the coding sequence aTGGACCTGAGGGATTTTTACCTGTTGACTGCTTTGATTGCCTGTTTAAGGCTGGATTCTGCTGTAGCTCAAGAACTTATTTACACTATTAGAGAGGAGCTGCCTGAAAACGTCCCTATAGGAAACATACCAAAGGACCTGAACATTTCTCACATCAATGCTGCCACAGGGACCAGTGCCAGCCTTGTCTACAGACTGGTGTCTAAAGCAGGGGATGCCCCTCTGGTCAAAGTGTCCAGTACCACCGGGGAAATCTTTACGACATCTAACAGAATAGACAGAGAAAAACTCTGTGCTGGCGCTTcctatgcagaagaaaatgagtgCTTCTTTGAACTTGAAGTGGTGATTCTCCCCAATGACTTTTTCAGGttgatcaaaataaaaataattgtaaaggATACTAATGACAATGCACCTATGTTTCCATCCCCTGTCATCAATATCTCCATACCAGAAAACACTCTGATCAACAGTCGCTTTCCAATCCCATCAGCAACAGATCCTGATACAGGTTTCAACGGTGTGCAGCACTACGAGTTGTTGAATGGACAGAGTGTCTTTGGACTGGATATTGTAGAAACTCCAGAAGGAGAGAAATGGCCTCAACTGATTGTGCAGCAAAACTTGGATAGAGAGCAAAAGGACACCTATGTGATGAAAATCAAAGTGGAGGATGGAGGTACCCCGCAGAAATCCAGCACAGCTATCCTGCAAGTCACAGTAAGTGATGTCAATGATAACAGGCCTGTTTTTAAAGAGAGTCAAGTAGAGGTCCATATACCAGAAAATGCCCCTGTAGGCACCTCCGTAATTCAGCTTCATGCTACAGATGCAGATATAGGAAGCAATGCAGAAATCAGATATATTTTTGGTGCCCAAGTTGCTCCTGCAACCAAaagattttttgctttaaacaaTACCACAGGGCTGATCACAGTTCAGAGGTCCTTAGATCGGGAAGAGACTGCTATTCACAAAGTGACTGTGCTGGCTAGTGATGGTAGCTCTACACCAGCTCGTGCAACCGTTACCATCAATGTCACTGATGTAAATGATAACCCTCCTAACATAGACCTCAGGTACATTATAAGTCCCATCAATGGCACAGTGTACTTATCTGAGAAAGATCCTGTCAATACAAAGATTGCCCTAATTACAGTTTCAGATAAGGACACTGATGTGAATGGCAAAGTGATCTGTTTCATTGAGAGAGAAGTTCCCTTCCACTTGAAGGCAGTTTATGACAACCAGTATTTGTTAGAGACCTCTTCCTTATTGGACTATGAGGGCACCAAAGAATTCAGCTTTAAAATTGTTGCTTCTGATTCTGGCAAGCCCAGTTTGAACCAGACTGCCCTGGTAAGAGTTAAACTGGAGGATGAAAATGACAACCCTCCGATTTTCAGCCAGCCTGTAATTGAGCTGtcagtttctgaaaacaacCATCGTGGTCTATACTTAACAACTATTAGTGCCACAGATGAAGACAGTGGGAAAAATGCAGACATTGTTTATCAGCTTGGCCCTAATGCCTCCTTTTTTGATCTGGATCGAAAGACGGGAGTTTTGACAGCCTCCAGAGTTTTTGACAGAGAAGAACAGGAACGATTCATTTTCACTGTTACAGCCCGAGACAATGGCACCCCTCCTTTGCAGAGTCAAGCAGCTGTAATTGTTACTGTCTTGGATGAAAATGACAACAGTCCCAAATTTACTCATAATCACTTTCAATTTTTTGTATCGGAGAACCTACCAAAGTATAGCACTGTGGGAGTGATCACAGTGACTGACGCAGATGctggggaaaataaagcagtgacCCTTTCCATCCTGAATGACAATGAAAACTTTGTGCTGGATCCATTCTCTGGAGTTATAAAATCCAATGTTTCTTTTGATCGAGAACAGCAGAGCTCCTACACTTTTGATGTGAAGGCAGTTGATGGAGGACAACCTCCTCGCTCTTCTACAGCAAAAGTAACCATAAATGTCATGGATGTTAATGATAACAGTCCTGTTGTCATTTACCCGCCTTCTAATACTTCTTTTAAGTTAGTGCCACTCTCAGCAATTCCGGGATCAGTGGTAGCAGAAGTGTTTGCTGTAGATATCGACACTGGAATGAATGCCGAACTGAAGTACACAATAGTAAGTGGAAATAACAAAGGTTTGTTTCGGATCGATCCGGTGACAGGTAATATAACTCTGGAAGAAAAACCAACCCCTAGTGATGTGGGGCTGCATCGCTTAGTTGTCAACATAAGTGATTTGGGTTATCCCAAATCCTTGCATACTCTTGtgcttgtatttttgtatgtgaaTGATACTGCTGGAAATGCCTCTTATATTTATGACTTGATACGCAGGACTATGGAAACACCTTTGGACCGGAACATAGGGGACAGTAGCCAACCCTACCAAAATGAGGACTATCTCACGATCATGATTGCTATTGTGGCAGGTGCAATGGTTGTTATAGTGGTGATATTTGTCACAGTTCTCGTTCGCTGCCGGCATGCATCCAGATTCAAAGCCGCACAGAGGAGCAAGCAAGGTGCTGAATGGATGTCTCCCAATCAAGagaacaagcaaaacaaaaaaaagaaaagaaagaaaaggaaatctcCGAAGAGTTCTCTTTTGAACTTCGTGACCATTGAGGAGTCCAAACCTGATGATGCAGTTCATGAACCTATCAATGGGACAATAAGCCTTCCAGCGGAGCTGGAGGAGCAAAGTATAGGAAGATTTGACTGGGGCACTGCACCACCAACAACCTTTAAGCCTAATAGTCCTGATCTTGCCAAGCATTACAAATCTGCCTCTCCACAGTCTGCTTTTCATCTCAAACCTGATACTCCAGTTTCAGTGAAAAAGCACCATGTGATTCAGGAACTCCCGTTGGACAACACCTTTGTTGGTGGTTGTGACACCCTTTCCAAACGCTCTTCCACTAGTTCAGATCACTTCAGTGCCTCAGAGTGCAGTTCCCAAGGAGGCTTCAAGACAAAGGGCCCCTTACACACCAGACAG
- the PCDH9 gene encoding protocadherin-9 isoform X14 has translation MDLRDFYLLTALIACLRLDSAVAQELIYTIREELPENVPIGNIPKDLNISHINAATGTSASLVYRLVSKAGDAPLVKVSSTTGEIFTTSNRIDREKLCAGASYAEENECFFELEVVILPNDFFRLIKIKIIVKDTNDNAPMFPSPVINISIPENTLINSRFPIPSATDPDTGFNGVQHYELLNGQSVFGLDIVETPEGEKWPQLIVQQNLDREQKDTYVMKIKVEDGGTPQKSSTAILQVTVSDVNDNRPVFKESQVEVHIPENAPVGTSVIQLHATDADIGSNAEIRYIFGAQVAPATKRFFALNNTTGLITVQRSLDREETAIHKVTVLASDGSSTPARATVTINVTDVNDNPPNIDLRYIISPINGTVYLSEKDPVNTKIALITVSDKDTDVNGKVICFIEREVPFHLKAVYDNQYLLETSSLLDYEGTKEFSFKIVASDSGKPSLNQTALVRVKLEDENDNPPIFSQPVIELSVSENNHRGLYLTTISATDEDSGKNADIVYQLGPNASFFDLDRKTGVLTASRVFDREEQERFIFTVTARDNGTPPLQSQAAVIVTVLDENDNSPKFTHNHFQFFVSENLPKYSTVGVITVTDADAGENKAVTLSILNDNENFVLDPFSGVIKSNVSFDREQQSSYTFDVKAVDGGQPPRSSTAKVTINVMDVNDNSPVVIYPPSNTSFKLVPLSAIPGSVVAEVFAVDIDTGMNAELKYTIVSGNNKGLFRIDPVTGNITLEEKPTPSDVGLHRLVVNISDLGYPKSLHTLVLVFLYVNDTAGNASYIYDLIRRTMETPLDRNIGDSSQPYQNEDYLTIMIAIVAGAMVVIVVIFVTVLVRCRHASRFKAAQRSKQGAEWMSPNQENKQNKKKKRKKRKSPKSSLLNFVTIEESKPDDAVHEPINGTISLPAELEEQSIGRFDWGTAPPTTFKPNSPDLAKHYKSASPQSAFHLKPDTPVSVKKHHVIQELPLDNTFVGGCDTLSKRSSTSSDHFSASECSSQGGFKTKGPLHTRQCVPSSP, from the coding sequence aTGGACCTGAGGGATTTTTACCTGTTGACTGCTTTGATTGCCTGTTTAAGGCTGGATTCTGCTGTAGCTCAAGAACTTATTTACACTATTAGAGAGGAGCTGCCTGAAAACGTCCCTATAGGAAACATACCAAAGGACCTGAACATTTCTCACATCAATGCTGCCACAGGGACCAGTGCCAGCCTTGTCTACAGACTGGTGTCTAAAGCAGGGGATGCCCCTCTGGTCAAAGTGTCCAGTACCACCGGGGAAATCTTTACGACATCTAACAGAATAGACAGAGAAAAACTCTGTGCTGGCGCTTcctatgcagaagaaaatgagtgCTTCTTTGAACTTGAAGTGGTGATTCTCCCCAATGACTTTTTCAGGttgatcaaaataaaaataattgtaaaggATACTAATGACAATGCACCTATGTTTCCATCCCCTGTCATCAATATCTCCATACCAGAAAACACTCTGATCAACAGTCGCTTTCCAATCCCATCAGCAACAGATCCTGATACAGGTTTCAACGGTGTGCAGCACTACGAGTTGTTGAATGGACAGAGTGTCTTTGGACTGGATATTGTAGAAACTCCAGAAGGAGAGAAATGGCCTCAACTGATTGTGCAGCAAAACTTGGATAGAGAGCAAAAGGACACCTATGTGATGAAAATCAAAGTGGAGGATGGAGGTACCCCGCAGAAATCCAGCACAGCTATCCTGCAAGTCACAGTAAGTGATGTCAATGATAACAGGCCTGTTTTTAAAGAGAGTCAAGTAGAGGTCCATATACCAGAAAATGCCCCTGTAGGCACCTCCGTAATTCAGCTTCATGCTACAGATGCAGATATAGGAAGCAATGCAGAAATCAGATATATTTTTGGTGCCCAAGTTGCTCCTGCAACCAAaagattttttgctttaaacaaTACCACAGGGCTGATCACAGTTCAGAGGTCCTTAGATCGGGAAGAGACTGCTATTCACAAAGTGACTGTGCTGGCTAGTGATGGTAGCTCTACACCAGCTCGTGCAACCGTTACCATCAATGTCACTGATGTAAATGATAACCCTCCTAACATAGACCTCAGGTACATTATAAGTCCCATCAATGGCACAGTGTACTTATCTGAGAAAGATCCTGTCAATACAAAGATTGCCCTAATTACAGTTTCAGATAAGGACACTGATGTGAATGGCAAAGTGATCTGTTTCATTGAGAGAGAAGTTCCCTTCCACTTGAAGGCAGTTTATGACAACCAGTATTTGTTAGAGACCTCTTCCTTATTGGACTATGAGGGCACCAAAGAATTCAGCTTTAAAATTGTTGCTTCTGATTCTGGCAAGCCCAGTTTGAACCAGACTGCCCTGGTAAGAGTTAAACTGGAGGATGAAAATGACAACCCTCCGATTTTCAGCCAGCCTGTAATTGAGCTGtcagtttctgaaaacaacCATCGTGGTCTATACTTAACAACTATTAGTGCCACAGATGAAGACAGTGGGAAAAATGCAGACATTGTTTATCAGCTTGGCCCTAATGCCTCCTTTTTTGATCTGGATCGAAAGACGGGAGTTTTGACAGCCTCCAGAGTTTTTGACAGAGAAGAACAGGAACGATTCATTTTCACTGTTACAGCCCGAGACAATGGCACCCCTCCTTTGCAGAGTCAAGCAGCTGTAATTGTTACTGTCTTGGATGAAAATGACAACAGTCCCAAATTTACTCATAATCACTTTCAATTTTTTGTATCGGAGAACCTACCAAAGTATAGCACTGTGGGAGTGATCACAGTGACTGACGCAGATGctggggaaaataaagcagtgacCCTTTCCATCCTGAATGACAATGAAAACTTTGTGCTGGATCCATTCTCTGGAGTTATAAAATCCAATGTTTCTTTTGATCGAGAACAGCAGAGCTCCTACACTTTTGATGTGAAGGCAGTTGATGGAGGACAACCTCCTCGCTCTTCTACAGCAAAAGTAACCATAAATGTCATGGATGTTAATGATAACAGTCCTGTTGTCATTTACCCGCCTTCTAATACTTCTTTTAAGTTAGTGCCACTCTCAGCAATTCCGGGATCAGTGGTAGCAGAAGTGTTTGCTGTAGATATCGACACTGGAATGAATGCCGAACTGAAGTACACAATAGTAAGTGGAAATAACAAAGGTTTGTTTCGGATCGATCCGGTGACAGGTAATATAACTCTGGAAGAAAAACCAACCCCTAGTGATGTGGGGCTGCATCGCTTAGTTGTCAACATAAGTGATTTGGGTTATCCCAAATCCTTGCATACTCTTGtgcttgtatttttgtatgtgaaTGATACTGCTGGAAATGCCTCTTATATTTATGACTTGATACGCAGGACTATGGAAACACCTTTGGACCGGAACATAGGGGACAGTAGCCAACCCTACCAAAATGAGGACTATCTCACGATCATGATTGCTATTGTGGCAGGTGCAATGGTTGTTATAGTGGTGATATTTGTCACAGTTCTCGTTCGCTGCCGGCATGCATCCAGATTCAAAGCCGCACAGAGGAGCAAGCAAGGTGCTGAATGGATGTCTCCCAATCAAGagaacaagcaaaacaaaaaaaagaaaagaaagaaaaggaaatctcCGAAGAGTTCTCTTTTGAACTTCGTGACCATTGAGGAGTCCAAACCTGATGATGCAGTTCATGAACCTATCAATGGGACAATAAGCCTTCCAGCGGAGCTGGAGGAGCAAAGTATAGGAAGATTTGACTGGGGCACTGCACCACCAACAACCTTTAAGCCTAATAGTCCTGATCTTGCCAAGCATTACAAATCTGCCTCTCCACAGTCTGCTTTTCATCTCAAACCTGATACTCCAGTTTCAGTGAAAAAGCACCATGTGATTCAGGAACTCCCGTTGGACAACACCTTTGTTGGTGGTTGTGACACCCTTTCCAAACGCTCTTCCACTAGTTCAGATCACTTCAGTGCCTCAGAGTGCAGTTCCCAAGGAGGCTTCAAGACAAAGGGCCCCTTACACACCAGACAG
- the PCDH9 gene encoding protocadherin-9 isoform X12: MDLRDFYLLTALIACLRLDSAVAQELIYTIREELPENVPIGNIPKDLNISHINAATGTSASLVYRLVSKAGDAPLVKVSSTTGEIFTTSNRIDREKLCAGASYAEENECFFELEVVILPNDFFRLIKIKIIVKDTNDNAPMFPSPVINISIPENTLINSRFPIPSATDPDTGFNGVQHYELLNGQSVFGLDIVETPEGEKWPQLIVQQNLDREQKDTYVMKIKVEDGGTPQKSSTAILQVTVSDVNDNRPVFKESQVEVHIPENAPVGTSVIQLHATDADIGSNAEIRYIFGAQVAPATKRFFALNNTTGLITVQRSLDREETAIHKVTVLASDGSSTPARATVTINVTDVNDNPPNIDLRYIISPINGTVYLSEKDPVNTKIALITVSDKDTDVNGKVICFIEREVPFHLKAVYDNQYLLETSSLLDYEGTKEFSFKIVASDSGKPSLNQTALVRVKLEDENDNPPIFSQPVIELSVSENNHRGLYLTTISATDEDSGKNADIVYQLGPNASFFDLDRKTGVLTASRVFDREEQERFIFTVTARDNGTPPLQSQAAVIVTVLDENDNSPKFTHNHFQFFVSENLPKYSTVGVITVTDADAGENKAVTLSILNDNENFVLDPFSGVIKSNVSFDREQQSSYTFDVKAVDGGQPPRSSTAKVTINVMDVNDNSPVVIYPPSNTSFKLVPLSAIPGSVVAEVFAVDIDTGMNAELKYTIVSGNNKGLFRIDPVTGNITLEEKPTPSDVGLHRLVVNISDLGYPKSLHTLVLVFLYVNDTAGNASYIYDLIRRTMETPLDRNIGDSSQPYQNEDYLTIMIAIVAGAMVVIVVIFVTVLVRCRHASRFKAAQRSKQGAEWMSPNQENKQNKKKKRKKRKSPKSSLLNFVTIEESKPDDAVHEPINGTISLPAELEEQSIGRFDWGTAPPTTFKPNSPDLAKHYKSASPQSAFHLKPDTPVSVKKHHVIQELPLDNTFVGGCDTLSKRSSTSSDHFSASECSSQGGFKTKGPLHTRQELQWKVTEIPCDNVVH, translated from the coding sequence aTGGACCTGAGGGATTTTTACCTGTTGACTGCTTTGATTGCCTGTTTAAGGCTGGATTCTGCTGTAGCTCAAGAACTTATTTACACTATTAGAGAGGAGCTGCCTGAAAACGTCCCTATAGGAAACATACCAAAGGACCTGAACATTTCTCACATCAATGCTGCCACAGGGACCAGTGCCAGCCTTGTCTACAGACTGGTGTCTAAAGCAGGGGATGCCCCTCTGGTCAAAGTGTCCAGTACCACCGGGGAAATCTTTACGACATCTAACAGAATAGACAGAGAAAAACTCTGTGCTGGCGCTTcctatgcagaagaaaatgagtgCTTCTTTGAACTTGAAGTGGTGATTCTCCCCAATGACTTTTTCAGGttgatcaaaataaaaataattgtaaaggATACTAATGACAATGCACCTATGTTTCCATCCCCTGTCATCAATATCTCCATACCAGAAAACACTCTGATCAACAGTCGCTTTCCAATCCCATCAGCAACAGATCCTGATACAGGTTTCAACGGTGTGCAGCACTACGAGTTGTTGAATGGACAGAGTGTCTTTGGACTGGATATTGTAGAAACTCCAGAAGGAGAGAAATGGCCTCAACTGATTGTGCAGCAAAACTTGGATAGAGAGCAAAAGGACACCTATGTGATGAAAATCAAAGTGGAGGATGGAGGTACCCCGCAGAAATCCAGCACAGCTATCCTGCAAGTCACAGTAAGTGATGTCAATGATAACAGGCCTGTTTTTAAAGAGAGTCAAGTAGAGGTCCATATACCAGAAAATGCCCCTGTAGGCACCTCCGTAATTCAGCTTCATGCTACAGATGCAGATATAGGAAGCAATGCAGAAATCAGATATATTTTTGGTGCCCAAGTTGCTCCTGCAACCAAaagattttttgctttaaacaaTACCACAGGGCTGATCACAGTTCAGAGGTCCTTAGATCGGGAAGAGACTGCTATTCACAAAGTGACTGTGCTGGCTAGTGATGGTAGCTCTACACCAGCTCGTGCAACCGTTACCATCAATGTCACTGATGTAAATGATAACCCTCCTAACATAGACCTCAGGTACATTATAAGTCCCATCAATGGCACAGTGTACTTATCTGAGAAAGATCCTGTCAATACAAAGATTGCCCTAATTACAGTTTCAGATAAGGACACTGATGTGAATGGCAAAGTGATCTGTTTCATTGAGAGAGAAGTTCCCTTCCACTTGAAGGCAGTTTATGACAACCAGTATTTGTTAGAGACCTCTTCCTTATTGGACTATGAGGGCACCAAAGAATTCAGCTTTAAAATTGTTGCTTCTGATTCTGGCAAGCCCAGTTTGAACCAGACTGCCCTGGTAAGAGTTAAACTGGAGGATGAAAATGACAACCCTCCGATTTTCAGCCAGCCTGTAATTGAGCTGtcagtttctgaaaacaacCATCGTGGTCTATACTTAACAACTATTAGTGCCACAGATGAAGACAGTGGGAAAAATGCAGACATTGTTTATCAGCTTGGCCCTAATGCCTCCTTTTTTGATCTGGATCGAAAGACGGGAGTTTTGACAGCCTCCAGAGTTTTTGACAGAGAAGAACAGGAACGATTCATTTTCACTGTTACAGCCCGAGACAATGGCACCCCTCCTTTGCAGAGTCAAGCAGCTGTAATTGTTACTGTCTTGGATGAAAATGACAACAGTCCCAAATTTACTCATAATCACTTTCAATTTTTTGTATCGGAGAACCTACCAAAGTATAGCACTGTGGGAGTGATCACAGTGACTGACGCAGATGctggggaaaataaagcagtgacCCTTTCCATCCTGAATGACAATGAAAACTTTGTGCTGGATCCATTCTCTGGAGTTATAAAATCCAATGTTTCTTTTGATCGAGAACAGCAGAGCTCCTACACTTTTGATGTGAAGGCAGTTGATGGAGGACAACCTCCTCGCTCTTCTACAGCAAAAGTAACCATAAATGTCATGGATGTTAATGATAACAGTCCTGTTGTCATTTACCCGCCTTCTAATACTTCTTTTAAGTTAGTGCCACTCTCAGCAATTCCGGGATCAGTGGTAGCAGAAGTGTTTGCTGTAGATATCGACACTGGAATGAATGCCGAACTGAAGTACACAATAGTAAGTGGAAATAACAAAGGTTTGTTTCGGATCGATCCGGTGACAGGTAATATAACTCTGGAAGAAAAACCAACCCCTAGTGATGTGGGGCTGCATCGCTTAGTTGTCAACATAAGTGATTTGGGTTATCCCAAATCCTTGCATACTCTTGtgcttgtatttttgtatgtgaaTGATACTGCTGGAAATGCCTCTTATATTTATGACTTGATACGCAGGACTATGGAAACACCTTTGGACCGGAACATAGGGGACAGTAGCCAACCCTACCAAAATGAGGACTATCTCACGATCATGATTGCTATTGTGGCAGGTGCAATGGTTGTTATAGTGGTGATATTTGTCACAGTTCTCGTTCGCTGCCGGCATGCATCCAGATTCAAAGCCGCACAGAGGAGCAAGCAAGGTGCTGAATGGATGTCTCCCAATCAAGagaacaagcaaaacaaaaaaaagaaaagaaagaaaaggaaatctcCGAAGAGTTCTCTTTTGAACTTCGTGACCATTGAGGAGTCCAAACCTGATGATGCAGTTCATGAACCTATCAATGGGACAATAAGCCTTCCAGCGGAGCTGGAGGAGCAAAGTATAGGAAGATTTGACTGGGGCACTGCACCACCAACAACCTTTAAGCCTAATAGTCCTGATCTTGCCAAGCATTACAAATCTGCCTCTCCACAGTCTGCTTTTCATCTCAAACCTGATACTCCAGTTTCAGTGAAAAAGCACCATGTGATTCAGGAACTCCCGTTGGACAACACCTTTGTTGGTGGTTGTGACACCCTTTCCAAACGCTCTTCCACTAGTTCAGATCACTTCAGTGCCTCAGAGTGCAGTTCCCAAGGAGGCTTCAAGACAAAGGGCCCCTTACACACCAGACAG